In Candidatus Tanganyikabacteria bacterium, the genomic window GAGCGCGATCTCGATGCGCACGTCGTCAACTACGCCGACGATCTCGTCATTTGCTGCCGGCCCGGGACCGGACCGATCGCGATGGCGAAGATGCGGCAGTTGATGGCTCGCCTCGGGCTCACGGTGAACGAGCAGAAGACCCGAAGGGTGGACTTCCCGCAGGAGTCATTCGACTTCCTCGGGTACACCTTTGGCCGCTTCTACGGCAAGGACGGGAAGCCCTACCGGGGGACACGGCCATCCCGGAAGGCGCTATCCCGCGTGCTCCGGGCAATTCACGAAGAGACCTCCAGGCGCTGGTTGCTCTCGATCCCGGAAAAACGGGTCGAGAAAATCAACGCCATCGTGCGTGGCTGGTGCGGCTACTTCAACCAAGGCCCGGTGGGCCGGGAGTACCGCATCGTCCGCGGCTACACGGAGCGGAGGCTGAGAAGGTGGCTGATGAAGAAGCACAAGCGGCGGGGCACCGGGTACCGCCAGTACCCGGACGAGCACCTCTACGAGAAGCTCGGCCTCTACAAACCAGAGCCGCCTGAGCGACGGGTCAGCTCGCCAAGCGCGAAGGCCTGAACCGGCCCTGGAAGAGAGCCGTGTGCGGGAAATCCGCACGCACGGTTCGACGAGGGGGCACTGGAAACGGGATGGCAACGTCACCGCGCCAGTGCCCCACTCTACCAAGTGGGGCTCCGGCCACGTGCAGGAAGCGCGTCAGCTTCTCCCAGTGCTTCTGCATGTACTTTATGGCCTGCCCGAGCCCGGAGTTTGGCTCCACTTTCCGCTCGGCGAATTGCTCCTTGAACCAAGCCTCGAGCTGTTCCATCAACGGTCCACTCAGCGTCTGGTGGTAGTACAGGCGTTGCTCGGGGGTCATCTGTTGTTCCCTGGCGGCAGCATCATGGCGGTATACGTCACCCAGAGTCTCGATGACGAAACGGGTCTCGCCGGGGAATTCGTCCACCACGTCCACGAACTTGCGGCGTCCGTGCGTAAGGCAGTTGGCGACAATCGTCTCGAATTCTCCCTTGGTGTTCCACGACAGGGCGTCGCACATCTGGATGGGCGGGGGCAACTCGGCCGCCCGTTTGGCCAGGACGTCGGCGAGATTCTCGCCAGCATGCTGGCGGCCGGTGAAGAACAGAGCGATCTTGTACGCTTCGACCTGGGCGACGATGCCCGTGGTGAAGACCCCGGTCCGTTCGTCGGCCTTCTTGCCTGCCCCCTCAGGTGGCGCCGCCTCGGGCTCCGACTGCTGCTCGGCGAGCAGCTCCAGGATCTTGGCGCTGGTGTCGTCGTTGTGCAGCACCTCGCCCTGCGCGGCCCGCCGGACGAGCTCCTCTTGCACCGGTTCGAGCAGATCTGCCGCCTCGGCCACGAGCTCCCATTGCGTGGCCGCGGGCAAAGGAACGCCCAGGCTGTCCTGCAAGCGCTCCAGGCGATGAAAGGGGAGCCCGGCCCCGTACTTCAGCATGGCGATCATGCTCGTGGCCGACTCGTCGTACTTCTCCTCGCCCACACCTTCGGGCGGGCTGGCGGTGATCACCTCTCCGCATAGGTTGCAGCGCAGTCGTTGCAGCTCGTACCGCTTGGCGGAAAGTGGGGCCATCCCGGTCACCCGCAGGAGCTTGGCGGGCTCCGCTTGCTCGTAGAGCTTGCCCTTTGGGCAATGGGGACAGCACTCGCCACCCCGGAGTTCCGCGTGGGGTACCACGATCTGCTCGGCCCCGGTGTAGCGCTCCGCACCGTTTCGGCCATGGCCCTTCCGCTTCTTCGCCGGATCGTTGCCGGCATCGTCAGGAGGTGCAGCTTCCGCCGATGCCGTCGAGGTGGCCGGCTCAGTGTCGCCGCCCGGTCCGGCCGCACGGCTCGGCACGTCGCCGGCCGCTTCGTCGAACAGGTTGCTCGTCTTCTCGGTGCTCGCCCCGAAGATCCAGTTGCGCAGACGCTTGATCGAGGTACCCTTCGCCTCCAATTCGCTCGTGAGGAACGCGAGCGTGTCCACGGCTCCCGCGAGCATGCCGATATCATCCTCGCCCAGAACCGACGTCTTCGCTCGCTCGAGGATCGCCTTGAGCTCGTCGAGCCGGATCTCCCGCCGTTCGGGCGGATGTTGTGGCTTGGTGGCCGCCCCCGGCTTGTGGCTCTTGGCCCGCCGTTTCATTTTGCTCATCGCCGGGAACCCGCCGCATCGACGGCGAGCAGCACCCGCGGCTGCGGCGCGATCATGGGCAGAAGGCCGCCGTCGGCCGACATACGCAAGCGAGGATGACGATTCTCACCCTCCTACAGGAGCATGAAATCGTCGAGCACACAAGGGGCCACCAAGGACGCCCATGCGGCGGTAGATCAAGCCGCCGTGCCGGCCTCAGGCAGGGACGGCAACTCGCCGCCAGATCGGCGCGGCCTGCGTCGCGGAAGGATTACCCCCGCGCAGGAGTACCTGGAGCTCGTGGGCCTGCAGGGTTTCCCCCGCTGCTCCGCCCTGAACCGGCCAGAACCTGAACCGACCGTGCGACAGGCGCTTGTGACATAACCAGAAACCCTGATCGTCGTACACCAGCAGCCGAATTGCCGTCCCTCGCCGGTTGCGAAACACGAACACGGTCCCACTGAACGGATCCGCAGACAGGCGAGAGCGGCACACCTGCGCCAGGCCATCGATTCCGCGCCGGAAGTCCACCGGGTCGACGGCCACCAACACCCGCATCTGAGGCGTAATCTGGATCATCGGGGTACTCCGCAGAACGCCGCGACGATCCCGGCGACGTCCACGCCTTCGCCCGCGCTCATCCGAACGGTCACATGCCGCCCCGAGGCGTCGGATATCTCGACCACGGCGCCAGCGGGCGCGGGCGCTGCTACTTGGCCGAGGATCTCCGCGCCGCTCCACTCGACGAACTCGACCCTTGCCGACCTCCCGGCCTCGGCCACCAGCGCCTCGCCCTTCATGCGCTTGGCAAGGCCGCCGTAGTCAATGCCCACCCCACGGGCCGTCTCATATAGCCCGCGTCTACGGGCAACATCGACTGCGGCAGCCCAGAGCTCGGCCGGCATCGGACCATGCCCGCTCCGAAATCGGCGCCAGCGTTCAACCCGCTCGCGGAGCTCAGTGATCTCCGCCGGAACCGTGCCTCGTAGTGCCATCGCCGGGCCTCCTCTCGTAACCCTCTGCGAGGGTGACAAAAGCCGGCGCGGATTCCAAGCACGCTTGCCGAAAGGACACGCTTGAACTAGGCGTCGGTCACGACCCGGTGCGTTATCGGGATCTCATCGCCAGCCGGCGCCCAAAGAAGGTGCCGCCCACGCCCCCGGCGCTACGCGGGCACCCGCAGAGCCTGGAGCGCCCGCAAGCCCTGCGCCCCTGGCGTGCAGCGGATCTGGGCCACTCCGATTAGATGGATACCCCTTAACGGTGTTTTGCCGCTCACGGAACAGACATGCTGTAGATCTACCTGCCCTGGCAATCGCTCGCTAAGGAAATCGGGTAGCCAATTCTGCCTCTCTCGGTAAGTATCTCGACAGCCAAGCCATCGAATCCCGAGGGCGCCGTCAATTCAAGTGACATGGTCGTCGCCTGTGGCACCTGAATTGGAGCAGGTAACTGCTCACCCTCTCGCTTGATCGGGTAGCGCTGCCGCGTTCTCGCGGCTCTTGTTGGACCGGCCGGGCCATGCTCAGATGACCGTATGGAGTTCGATCCGGCGATCGTCGCCGGCCTGCCGCC contains:
- a CDS encoding transposase, which produces MKRRAKSHKPGAATKPQHPPERREIRLDELKAILERAKTSVLGEDDIGMLAGAVDTLAFLTSELEAKGTSIKRLRNWIFGASTEKTSNLFDEAAGDVPSRAAGPGGDTEPATSTASAEAAPPDDAGNDPAKKRKGHGRNGAERYTGAEQIVVPHAELRGGECCPHCPKGKLYEQAEPAKLLRVTGMAPLSAKRYELQRLRCNLCGEVITASPPEGVGEEKYDESATSMIAMLKYGAGLPFHRLERLQDSLGVPLPAATQWELVAEAADLLEPVQEELVRRAAQGEVLHNDDTSAKILELLAEQQSEPEAAPPEGAGKKADERTGVFTTGIVAQVEAYKIALFFTGRQHAGENLADVLAKRAAELPPPIQMCDALSWNTKGEFETIVANCLTHGRRKFVDVVDEFPGETRFVIETLGDVYRHDAAAREQQMTPEQRLYYHQTLSGPLMEQLEAWFKEQFAERKVEPNSGLGQAIKYMQKHWEKLTRFLHVAGAPLGRVGHWRGDVAIPFPVPPRRTVRADFPHTALFQGRFRPSRLAS
- the tnpB gene encoding IS66 family insertion sequence element accessory protein TnpB, with amino-acid sequence MIQITPQMRVLVAVDPVDFRRGIDGLAQVCRSRLSADPFSGTVFVFRNRRGTAIRLLVYDDQGFWLCHKRLSHGRFRFWPVQGGAAGETLQAHELQVLLRGGNPSATQAAPIWRRVAVPA